In Peptostreptococcus equinus, the DNA window CCAGATGATGTGTATTTCACTGATTTAACTATAGCAGAGTGGGAAAGAGGGAAAACAGGAGAAGTTGAGTGTCCGTTCGTGTTTGGTAGATATGAACCAATAGATTTAATATAATTAGGAGGAATAAATAATGTCAGTAGAATTTAATGATGAAATAATAGACAAGAATATAGATGAAGAAGTAATAGAAGAGGAAATAGTAAAAGAAGATGATAAACCGGTTGCTAATGCTATTGATGCTCTTCTTGCAGTTGATTTATCAGAGTTTAAAACTCCATCTAAGAAAGCAGAAATACCTAGAATATCCAAAGCTTTAGGTGGACCTTTTGTTGTAGAGATAAGATTACTTAATAACACTACAGAAGAAAATATAGACAAGAAGTCTAATATATTAGACTTAGATGAGGATGGTAATCCTAAAATAGATATTAATTCAGAAAAACAAATAGCTTTAACTTTAGTAGAAGCTGTATATACACTTGAAGGTGAACAGTTATTCAAAAAGCAATCACTTAGAAAGAAATTTAATGTTCAATCAAATGAAGATCTAGTAAAGAAAATGTTATTACCAGGAGAAAGAAAAAAATTGTATGCTAGATATAAAGAATTATCTGGGCACATTAGTACTTCAGTTAAAGATATAAAAAACTAATAAAGACGGACATAGACATTGCAATTATGTATGATTGCTACAAAAAAGGTTTATGTATGCCGTCTTATTTTTATAATATAAAAAGGAATAATGCTGGTGAATACAAACTTATAAGGGCATTCTTTGAGTATGATCAAGAGAATAGATTAAACTCTTTAGGTTGCCCTTTCATGGGTTCTCTCGTTAATAATGAATAATCTTATAAAAATAAGAGAAAGGGGGTACTATGGAAGATTCTTACCGATTAGAAGCTATACTTGAACTTAAAGATAGATATAGTGATAAAATGCAAAATATTGCTAATAAAGCAAAAAAAGCTAAACAAGATATAGAAAAAGTCAAACCAATAATTGAAGCAAAAGATCAAGCTAGTAAAGATATTAATAGAATAACTGCTAAATTAAGAAAAATGAAAGGTTTAAAAAATGTTATAGATGTAAAAGCTAAGGATAATGCATCGCAGACTATTCAAAAAATTAAAGGCAAAATGTCACTTTTAAAGTTCAAAGCTTTTGCTTTAAATGTAAAAGATAAAGCTTCTGCTACTGTAGGCAATGTTGGTAGTAAGTTAAAAAGTGTAGCTAAGAGTTGGACAGCTAAAATTGGTATTAAAGATTTCTTAACCAATCCATTAAAAGGGTTAAAAGGGTTGCTTACTGCGTTGATAGCAGCAGGTACAGCTTTTGGTGTTGTTATGAAAGGTGCAGTTGAAAAAGCAGCTACATTACAACAACAAAATGTATCTATGGAACATTTTATGGGGGTTGGTAACCAAGGAAAGTCCAAAAAAGAAATTAAAAGTATGACTGGTAACTATGTAGGTTTCCTTAAAAAGAATGCTAATGCAACACCTTACTCAACAAATGAGGTTATGGGAGCAGGTACAAGAGCTCTCACAATTGCACAGGGTGATGTAGGACAAGCAAAGAAATTACTAACGCTTGCAGAAGATATGGCCGCGGCGGATCCAAACAAGACAATAAATGATGCAGTCGAGGCATTAGCAGACGCTGAACAAAAGCCCATATTGGCGTCTGAAACTATTTAATTTATTAAGTAGAAGAAAAAAATCCCTGAAAAAAACTGGAAAGCTGAAATGCTAATCAGAGGTGAAGTATATATTTAAAAGTAAATACAGCCGCAACGCATAGGTAGTGAACCTATGATTTTTTATTGCAAAAAAGTATAGAATATAATCTACCCACGAGGCAGGGACACATATGTGAAAAGATATGCTGAACTATAGGGAACAACAACCTATAGAACTATAAGATAAAAAGCTTATAGGTTAACAATTTTG includes these proteins:
- a CDS encoding phage tail assembly chaperone; translation: MSVEFNDEIIDKNIDEEVIEEEIVKEDDKPVANAIDALLAVDLSEFKTPSKKAEIPRISKALGGPFVVEIRLLNNTTEENIDKKSNILDLDEDGNPKIDINSEKQIALTLVEAVYTLEGEQLFKKQSLRKKFNVQSNEDLVKKMLLPGERKKLYARYKELSGHISTSVKDIKN